Genomic segment of Phycodurus eques isolate BA_2022a chromosome 13, UOR_Pequ_1.1, whole genome shotgun sequence:
ACACCTGAAAGacttcaagatggtgagaaataagattctctggtctgatgagaccaagatagaactttttggccctTATTCTAAGTggaatgtgtggagaaaaccacgcactgctcgtcacctgtccaatgcagtcccaacagtgaagcatggtggtggcagcatcatgctgtgggggtgtttttcagctgcagggacaggacgactggttgcaatcgaaggaaagatggatgcggccaagtacagggatatcctggacgaaaaccttcttcagagtcttcaggacctcagactgggccaaaagttcaccttccaacaatgaccctaagcacacagctaagaataacaaaggagtggcttcagaacaactccgtgactgttcttgaatggcccagcaagagccctgacttaaacccaattgagcatctctggagagacctgaaaatggctatccaccaacgttcaccatcaaatctgacagaactgcagAGGATCTAcaatgaggaatggcagatgatccccaaatccaggtgtgaaaaactgcatcattcccaaaaagactcatggctgtattcgctcaaaagggtgcttctactaaatagtgagcaaagggtctgaatacttatggctgtgtgatagttcagtttttctttttttaataaatctgcaaagatttctacaattccgtttttttcccatcaatatggggtgctgtgtgtacattaatgaggcaaaacaatgaacttaaatgattttagcaaatggctgcaatataacaaagagtgaaacatttaagggggtctgaatacgttcCGTACACACTGTAGTTAAAATTCTAATTGTAAAACTCAGTGCAGCTATGTACTGTATCTATGGTATTGGTACAGCTTGGCGGAGTCCGGCTGGGTCTTGCTCATGCTTAGTACCtggaaacattttttgtttttgtgaatgctcatgtgcatttttgattgCCTGTTACATCTGTGACATTGTTTGGAAACTACTTGCCGAACCCAAACACTGCGCAACTGTCCAGTCAGCTTCGGCCACGTCACATGGTATGCGACGGGGCCTAAGATCTTCGTATGTTGGGGAAGAGCTAAATTTAGTCTGTGTAGTTAGTGGAAATTATGAAGTCTTTGCCAGAAGTGTATGTTTTTGATACCAAATCATCtgcaaatcttttatttttagagtaatgatgtaaaatgagtttgaaattacatTTAAGTGTTTTGAGATTATAATTTGAGGTATATTTATGGATAGAATTTAACATACACATTTATAAACATTTCCAAGGTGGTGTCAATAACTCACTTATTGCTTATTACCTacgctccatccatccatttcccgtaccacttatcctcactagtgctggcacctatctcaactgacttcggggtacaccctgaattggtcatcagccagtcgcagggcacacacagactaacaaccattcacactcgcattcacacttatggacaatttacagtcttcaattaaccttccatgcacgtttttggaatgcgggaggaaaccagagtaaaCCCAtgaaggcacagggagaacatgcaaacttcacatagatgaggccggatttgaaactgggtcctcagacctgtgaggcggatgtgctaaccagtcgctagTCCATTACTAccacagatattttttttatttgatttattatacACATTATAATTCCTCATGGGGATATTCAAAATAGCAGGGTTTTCCTATTTGGAAACAGTAgtaaagcacatttaaaaaagataatTGGTAAGAGGACTATTTACCAGGAATTCAAGGTCGCTGTCCTCATCACAACTGTCAAAAATACTCGATGGATCCATTCCGTCCTCTACTAGAGTGGGGCTGTCCTCAGGGAAGTTGTCATCCGCCATCTGTGTTTCCGCCGCGACATCCTGGTAGTCGACCTTCTCTGTAAAGCTGACTTTTCGTTGCTTCAGAGCACTGTCATTCATATCCCACTCTTCTTCCGACAGTCTGAAACCAGCTTTCAAATCCCCTCTCGTCTTTGGCTGTGTGTCCGTGCCTGTGCCGTCGCTGGCTGGGAGTCCCCTGAGCCCCAGGAAGGAGTAGGCTGTCATTGACGCTTGGGCCTTTCCCAGAGCCAGGCGGCCATACTTGACCGTGATGGCTTGCAGGAGTTCCCACAGCACCTTGGGGGTGAAGACACCCAGCTTGTTTTGTTCATAGAGGTAAGGCTGGAGGACCTCTTTAATGTTCTGGAGGAACTGACGGAAAATCAGCAGTGTTGCAAGCATCTGCGAAGAAACATGAAACATGTTTTATCTTATCCGAAAAATAAAGCTTGCATGGCTTTGTTTgaaagtgtcaaaataaaagatcaTTATTAGATATTGTACAGTAACTCGTAACAGTTGtaaagtttttattgtttttttctgttactgCACTATTTGTTGATGCACAGTGATCTAAAATCTCAATACCCCTCTgttgaaatgccaggtttttatgatataaaaaaaggaaaataatttcaaaatttgttatatattcattcatgtaCCATTTTAGTTGTAGCTTTTATTCCGCACAATAGCATTCTTGTCTCACCTCCTTTAGTCGCTCCATATCCTTGAGGTAGAATCCAATGTAGAAAAGACTTAGGTAAGAATTGATGAATTCAAACTGTACAACGACAGAAAACACAAGGTCAGTCACACTCATTCAATGGCCATCATTGTACAACTAAAAGAGAATTGGGGGAAGAGTGACATACGAAAACCATCTTGATAATGAGGTTATTGTCGTAGGCACTCTGAAGTCTAtagttttctggaaaaaaaactatggtCATTAAGTCattaaagcaaatcatgtgtaaatatgtttatgttaaaaaaaaaaaaaaaagtgatctgTTATTGTTGCTTACCCATGTCATTGAGCCAGTAGGCAATCTTCTTATAAACCTCATCACATATGGTTACAGTAATGGCCAGCAGGATTTTGGGAATAAATCTTGCGATGCCAGGTAGCTCCTGAATCTCCATAACCACTTCCTGGAAGGTCAGTTAGTATGATACATATTTAATAGGTGCTATTCATTTAGATTTACCCATTCAATCCCTGCAGCTCTACTAAAGCCTTGAGCATGAATTATACAGAATATTTGAATCTGTTGTTTAACCTAGGATGGAACATAGTATACTTGTCCAAATAGACAACActacaaatacacacaaggGTTCTAAgtctgttctgtggtccaaacCTGCAGTTCCAGACAGAGGAGCATGATAAGGAAGACAAAACAGAGACAGAGGAGGCAGATGGGGAGGCTGACCAGCCATCTGAACACAGCCCTCTTCCATGGAGGATAGTAGAATTCTTCGCAGCCTGTTATGGGACTACAGCGTTTTACACCCTGCAGGTAGAGCAAGGACAGAAGAATTCCACTTAATGATGAAACGACTACCGCTGTAATGAAAATGTGTATTGCAAATCTTTTACAATGTTGAGAAGGCAAGTTGTATTCTTTACTCATTTAAAAGTTTGGCTCAATTTCAACCATTTTGTGCACATGGATTCTGGCTTGGTTTTATTTTCTACATCGTtgcaataaattaatttcataatttAGTATTCATGTAATTCTTCAATTCACTTTCTCATACATCCTCATTGGTTTTCCTTCCCTTTTAAGattaagaaacatttttgttctaATGCGCAACATGAGTCCCACATGAGCCATATGCATTTTCCATGTTATTTCATTTGGAGTTGAATGTTTCCAAgtctcttcttttccttccggcttgtcccgttaggggtcgccacagcgtgtcatccttttccgtgtaagcctatctcctgcatcctcctctctaacaccaactgccctcatgtcatctatcaaccttctctttggtcttcctcgagctttcttgcctggcagctccatcctcatcacctttctaccaatatactcgctatctcccctctggacgtgtccaaaccatggaaggctgctctctctaactttgtctccaaaacatctaactttggctgtccctctgatgagctcatttctaattttatccaacctggtcactccaagagcaaacctaaacatcttcatttctgccacctccagctctgcttcctgttgtctcttcagtgccactgtctctaatccgtacatcatggctggcctcactactgtcttataaactttgtccttcatccttgcagagactcttctgtcacataagaTGTAAGATatcctgacaccttcctccaccctttccaacctgcttggacccgtttctttaATTCCTTACCACATGCACCATTGCtcggactgttgaccccaagtatttaaagtccacCACCCTctctatcgcttctccctgtagcctcactcttcccccttcacccctctcattcatgcacatatgttCTGTCTACTTtgactaatcttcattcctctcctttcccgTGCCTGCCCCCATCTCtcgaactgttcctccacctgctccctgctttcactgcagatcacaatgttatctgcaaacatcatggtccgcggggattccagtctaacctaatctgtcagcctatccgtcaccactgcaaataggaaaggggctcagggctgatccctgatgcagttccacctccaccttaaactcctctgtcatacGTActgcacacctcaccactgttctgatgccctcatacatgtcctgtattattctaacatacttctctgccactccagactttgcatgcagtaccacagttcctctctgggtattcTGTCAAAATAGACATCAGTTGTCAGGATCCATAGGATCTAGgtcagtggttcttaaactttTTTACACCAAGGAGTGAGAAAAAGACTCAACTCTCCAAGTATTAAGTACACCCTTAATGACAAACATTAACATACAGTCatcaagtgttcatcaaaaatgagacagaggttttagtcctaaaaactatgtataatattattttaagcCATTTAACAttatacagtttgaacattactaCTCTGCttgaatataggaaaataaaaaactgtactgATGTcatgattcaataaaaatatattgcatataaaaataatcattaaaaaaacaactaaaaaggTTTTAATAGATTAAATCCAAATGCTTTGTAAGTAAAAGTtaatacaactaaactgtatttaacaaatatactgtactggattcaaataaaatattaagccactgtaacatcatgcacagtttgaaaattTCATTCAGTGATTATTTCACCTACCACAAGAGGGAACCTGCGTATATAGACCTTGGACCCGTGATTCCTGATTTAGTACGAAGAATCCAATCATTAACACGGGTGATTCAGGAACTTATGAGCTCAAATCGTTTGACCACAGTAAATACTGTGCACAGACTAATGGCAGCATTGCATGACCTCAAATCATCACTTGAGGTGAAAGCACTGACAGAAAGATTTATGACACACTGTTGACAGGCACTTTCACAGATGAATAGAAAAAACCATGGCACAGGCTCCTGGATTCAATAGTGACGCTTACCCTGAACTGTGGTCTCGGCTCCTCCAATGACTCTGCGGGGGTGTCAAGGGTGCCCCACCTGTACGCCAGCTCGGCTTCTCGCCTCTTCCAACGCTCGAGAAACAAGGTTGCCCACACAACATTGAAGAGTGCAAATACCACACAGCATATATCCTGACTGGTCTAAataaaacacaagcacacagatACCATCTTAAAAtccctgtaaaatgaaaataaacttcTTCTGAATTTGAGACACCACTGAGAAGAGTGCTGTTAAAAACCCTgtgaaatttgaatgatttagaaaaaaatcagGTAGAAAATCAAAtaagatttgaaaatcatgaaaaatcagtTTTCTCTGCTTTCAAAAGCTGTGATTATGCCAGCCTAATGCGTTTATACCAAGCTTTCCTCAAATTTCAACAGTCCATTACCATTAGTCTAATTACCAGTACGGTGGACCCCTGTTATTCGCAGGTGATATGGACACAATCATGAATAGTGAATATTCACAAATAATTGATGCTcattacagtgccatgaaaaagtattgccctcACTTCTCGAATTCTtatatttctgcatagtttccTACACTTTAacatgtttaagatcatcaaacaaatgtaaatgtcagagaTATAACACAAGACCAcgaaaaatgctgtttttaaatggtgatttcatttattaaggaaaaaaaaatattcagtcacctggccctgtgtgtaaAAGGAATGCCCCCCTAAACCCTAAACCGAATAACTGGGTGGGCCAGCCTCACCctcaactgaaatcaagtgttttctataagtggcaatgagtctttcacatctctgtggagatattttggcctacTCTTCCTcgcagaatttttttaattcatcaaaaattgagggttttcgagcatgaatggcctttttaaggtcatgccactgcatttcaatcggattcaagtctggactttgactaggccactcctaaaccttcattttttttttttttaagctattcagaagttgatttactggtgtgttttggatcgttatcctgctgcagaacccaaatgcgcttcagcttgaggtctgAAACTGCACACACCAGCGGTGAAGCCACTGTCCACACGCTGGGTGTCACGGCtgacttttattattttccctCCTTGTTCTTCCACCTTCTCTGTGACATGTGCACACTCTCGGCCAACAGCGAGGCGCTCTTAAGCCGCTACACCAGCCCAAAGCTCCGGTCCACAGCTTGTCAAGTcaggcttcaaaaaaaaaatccccttctCATTCTTCCGTCTGTCTGTGTTATGTGCACACACTCATGGCCGACAACGGGGCGCTCTACAGCGGCCACACCAGCGGACTatctgaagggaagatgcatttttggggtgtaggcATTAGCTAGCCAGCTAAATGTAAATCGCAATTGAGCCagataaccgctgatgcgaacgaaggcgctcaagttcttatatattGGGGGAGGGGCCACTCATGCCGGATTCCAAAGTGCGGCATGTGGTGCCATTTTAGATTAGTATAAAAGAATActaaaaaatcaggaaaactaatGGTGAGaaacagtttaatgctatatctccacaattcaaTACTACAtcattctcagtctttgcacgttttgaCCTATTATCTTCAAACTGAAACAAATCTCAGAATTCACTCCACAGGGTCTTTAAGTTGGATCTCAACGATACCAATACATGCTCACTGGTTCCATAGGCGCATTCCCGCTTCTTTTATGGCGCTCACACTATCTCCATTGTTTACGGGCAGTACAAAAGGAGCGACATCCCGTAGAAACAGACAATATTCACGTCCAAATTATTTGTACCTCTGGGCAAGTTAGTCTTCATTTGTGTCAAAGGACAAAACCCACAAGTACAGGGAGCACAAGCAAATTCAACACAGGAAGGGCCATGCACAGACTTGAGAGCCCAAACTTGCATTCCTAAGCCTTCTTACTGTGCCAACCACATAATCCACTGTGCTTTAAGGTACCTGATCAGCTTCTGCAAGTATCCACAGGAGAAAGCCAATGACGGCAGGGTAAAGCATGGAGTTGGTGTAGAAACCAAGCCAGGCAAAGTACATGCCAATCTTCACTCCGAAGTAGTCGCAGATATCATCTGCATCACACAGCAAACAGACTTAAAATGGCCTTACCTTAATTCAAGACATATCAAACAACTGACATTTATGGTCCTATAATGACCAGTTTCATACCTAAGGGCTGCCTTTCACAAACAGCCTGGACCCATGATGTCATCAGCTGATTAAGGATCCTCTGCTCATGGAGAGGAAACATCTGATGGATCACACCACGGGCCACCAGCTCTGGAACTTGGAAAACATACAGAAATTTAATTTGTGGTGCCtgtcttcagatttttttttttttttttttacagtacattacagtACAGTGCAAAGTGGAGTAACTCCCAAAGTTTGTACTGTATCATGGAATTGATGCTGAAGGCTATACAGTATTCCCCCGCTATATTGTGGTACATTGATAGTGACCAcgctatttgcagattttttttagctATTTATTTATGGGTTTTTATAGTATACTGTCTTATCATAATTCCCATGCAAGTGCGAAAGGAGAGCCAGTCGCCTATGCACTTTTTAGCACTTTATTGAATACCAGGaggacagtcaaacacaaacagACTGTGCACACTCAGGCAGAAGCTGCTATCAGCCgcagctcacacccagacactcacacacagactcgCTGACGTCACACCGCTCCCGCCAGGCACTGCTtcttaaagccacacacaaacactacaaTACatgcagtattttctatacattgtattattgctttttgtgtgtgtttgttcaaatatgtttacagtGGGTTTAAAAAGGTCACTCTATTTACCAGATAAATAGAGGCAATTGAACAGGATGGAAAAAGTGGGAAACGTAAATAAGCTTACTGATGGGTTGACCCTCCAGAAAGTGAATGTTGTGAAGAGCTTCCCCGTGTTTGGCTCGCAGATTGTCGAGCCAATACTTGATGATGCTCTGACgctcctggaaaaaaaaaaaaaaaaaaagaaggataaCAATattcaggttttctttttcaaaagaaaCTTTTAAGATACATTTTCAGGGTTTTCCTCACCTTACAGATATGGTTAAGAACATATTTCTAGAAATCTAtagaaacataaaaaatattgtactgtcACATTAAAAGAGATGGTATAATGCCATAGATTAATTGCTTAATTTTATCCTCTAACAAGAGATTCAGCAATTCAGATATCACTTTCTTGTGAAGAAGATATTACATCCCTATTATCAAAATGTAACCAATACAATACAATCATTTTATCAATATTACCATCAGACCACCGTTTTTGACATCTAACCTGCGATGTAAAAAAGCACAGCTCGCTCTCTATGTTCTCATAGATGTTGTCCTCTTCACAGCAGAAGCGTCGCATCCCGCCGCCAAACTGCGGCTTGACGGCCTTGTGCATGCTCATCTGTTCCGCTCCCCGCAGTAAGCTGAGGGCAAAAGTACAGCAGCATTAAACCGGATGGGAAAATAGAACTGCACAGGAGCTAGACCGTTTCTGTTTTGAGTTAGGGAGTTCATTATGTACAAAACAAACTGTtgaatttttcttcattaaaaaatgtaatccacAAGACCAGGAGGTCTCAAACGTTTTGGGTGCAAGGGGGAATTTTTCTCAAGGACCTGATGCCAGCTAAACATGACTACCAtgtgtacccctaaatgccatacTAATGGAAAAGTTGCctatatttttgcacaaaataCATTAATGTTACTATAGCATTCAtatattttagagaaaaaagttgtaatgctatgagaataaagtcatatgttttcaagaaaaaactaAGAATCTTCACATGAACAAAGATGTATTTTCTTGTGAAGACAAAaatcttttgagaataaagtcctaCTTTCCCAAGATAGCAGTAATATTATTCAAGTCAAAgtttaaaaagggaaaaaagtcaCATGTTACAAAGTGAACTATATTCCCCACAAAATACACCTTTTCCCTCACTCCCCCAAAATGTGACTTGATGTGACGAAAATGTGACCACCCAAAATGTGACGTTTTGAAATTGGCCTTTGACTAAACCAGCGATTCTCAAGTGTGGTACGCAGCATCCAGCAGCTGGATTCCAGCTAAtggtatgcgaaagaatcactgcccaagtacacTCCAGTTGACACTTTATCTTTTtctacatttaatatttaagaactgtttgttttttaacttttattcaggcacaatttttatttgtcttttatgtgcaatacattttaatcaaatcattaaagtcgtcgtccccccccccccccccccataattcAAAATTAACTGTGTATAATCTTGTACTATTACACAGCCAGTCAAAAACACTTTCTGACGCTATTGAATAGCGAAGTGTTTCAAAACTTTTGACTAATAGTTAACGCCTTAGGAATAAAACGTCTCgtatttgatgaacacttaggcctactacactacagtattttaatgttggtcgtaatggtggtacttgaagaactcagtatttttttttaggtgttaaTAGGTGTAGAatatttgagaaccactggactGGAAACCAATGGAAGAGAGCTCTTCAGCTAGTAGTATATTTGCTACAGCACTAATACATACTACTATCAACAAACATCACATtaaccacacacactcacacacaaacacacacacactgcatgtTCCAACAAGAGTCTTACTTTTCAAATGTCGTGGTGATGAAGAAGGCATAAGCCTGAGTATGTTTATGCTGCCGGACTTGAATACTGATTTGTGGGATTCCAACACGGATTTGATTTAGGAGCCACAGCAGAGTGTGGT
This window contains:
- the LOC133411939 gene encoding anoctamin-8-like isoform X1 — translated: MHAADAEAADNQHGAAERMERTPAAQMQRRTDDQHQGPSSAAHGVLDKLFGKRLLQARHYILSRKSWLKMVPTENCDILMAFPDSIDDHTLLWLLNQIRVGIPQISIQVRQHKHTQAYAFFITTTFENLLRGAEQMSMHKAVKPQFGGGMRRFCCEEDNIYENIESELCFFTSQERQSIIKYWLDNLRAKHGEALHNIHFLEGQPIIPELVARGVIHQMFPLHEQRILNQLMTSWVQAVCERQPLDDICDYFGVKIGMYFAWLGFYTNSMLYPAVIGFLLWILAEADQTSQDICCVVFALFNVVWATLFLERWKRREAELAYRWGTLDTPAESLEEPRPQFRGVKRCSPITGCEEFYYPPWKRAVFRWLVSLPICLLCLCFVFLIMLLCLELQEVVMEIQELPGIARFIPKILLAITVTICDEVYKKIAYWLNDMENYRLQSAYDNNLIIKMVFFEFINSYLSLFYIGFYLKDMERLKEMLATLLIFRQFLQNIKEVLQPYLYEQNKLGVFTPKVLWELLQAITVKYGRLALGKAQASMTAYSFLGLRGLPASDGTGTDTQPKTRGDLKAGFRLSEEEWDMNDSALKQRKVSFTEKVDYQDVAAETQMADDNFPEDSPTLVEDGMDPSSIFDSCDEDSDLEFLEVKENPTVYFSRESNGLRQRRKTVEEAKGDKKSWIDPPEEPQTVTLAQAEIESCMQTYEDTLQDYQEMFIQFGYVVLFSSAFPLAAMCALINNIIEIRSDALKLCTGLQRPFGQRVENIGQWQTAMEAMGLIAIMVNCYLIGQCGQLQRLFPWLSPEMTVVSIVLLEHFAILLKYIIHVAIPDIPGWVAEEMAKLEYRRREAFKRHELQVQQHFQQQLRRRREEEGLQRQAEARQESECHKSDATHQHHQEKAAGGKPKRPSSLLGNNNVMKLKQIIPLQGKFSSGSSRSPAQSPTGGEAKLPGFLKFLKSTELKKEPATAAGSPGSTGSCSTTPSGLERNQSPNRTFSPGKLFSFSKTEGTVVCANGTQPPSQTESCHANRAEPNLTHEELTSNESDKGDGDLESSGLKN
- the LOC133411939 gene encoding anoctamin-8-like isoform X2, with amino-acid sequence MHAADAEAADNQHGAAERMERTPAAQMQRRTDDQHQGPSSAAHGVLDKLFGKRLLQARHYILSRKSWLKMVPTENCDILMAFPDSIDDHTLLWLLNQIRVGIPQISIQVRQHKHTQAYAFFITTTFENLLRGAEQMSMHKAVKPQFGGGMRRFCCEEDNIYENIESELCFFTSQERQSIIKYWLDNLRAKHGEALHNIHFLEGQPIIPELVARGVIHQMFPLHEQRILNQLMTSWVQAVCERQPLDDICDYFGVKIGMYFAWLGFYTNSMLYPAVIGFLLWILAEADQTSQDICCVVFALFNVVWATLFLERWKRREAELAYRWGTLDTPAESLEEPRPQFRGVKRCSPITGCEEFYYPPWKRAVFRWLVSLPICLLCLCFVFLIMLLCLELQEVVMEIQELPGIARFIPKILLAITVTICDEVYKKIAYWLNDMENYRLQSAYDNNLIIKMVFFEFINSYLSLFYIGFYLKDMERLKEMLATLLIFRQFLQNIKEVLQPYLYEQNKLGVFTPKVLWELLQAITVKYGRLALGKAQASMTAYSFLGLRGLPASDGTGTDTQPKTRGDLKAGFRLSEEEWDMNDSALKQRKVSFTEKVDYQDVAAETQMADDNFPEDSPTLVEDGMDPSSIFDSCDEDSDLEFLEVKENPTVYFSRESNGLRQRRKTVEEAKGDKKSWIDPPEEPQTVTLAQAEIESCMQTYEDTLQDYQEMFIQFGYVVLFSSAFPLAAMCALINNIIEIRSDALKLCTGLQRPFGQRVENIGQWQTAMEAMGLIAIMVNCYLIGQCGQLQRLFPWLSPEMTVVSIVLLEHFAILLKYIIHVAIPDIPGWVAEEMAKLEYRRREAFKRHELQVQQHFQQQLRRRREEEGLQRQAEARQESECHKSDATHQHHQEKAAGGKPKRPSSLLGNNNVMKLKQIIPLQELKKEPATAAGSPGSTGSCSTTPSGLERNQSPNRTFSPGKLFSFSKTEGTVVCANGTQPPSQTESCHANRAEPNLTHEELTSNESDKGDGDLESSGLKN
- the LOC133411939 gene encoding anoctamin-8-like isoform X3 — translated: MHAADAEAADNQHGAAERMERTPAAQMQRRTDDQHQGPSSAAHGVLDKLFGKRLLQARHYILSRKSWLKMVPTENCDILMAFPDSIDDHTLLWLLNQIRVGIPQISIQVRQHKHTQAYAFFITTTFENLLRGAEQMSMHKAVKPQFGGGMRRFCCEEDNIYENIESELCFFTSQERQSIIKYWLDNLRAKHGEALHNIHFLEGQPIIPELVARGVIHQMFPLHEQRILNQLMTSWVQAVCERQPLDDICDYFGVKIGMYFAWLGFYTNSMLYPAVIGFLLWILAEADQTSQDICCVVFALFNVVWATLFLERWKRREAELAYRWGTLDTPAESLEEPRPQFRGVKRCSPITGCEEFYYPPWKRAVFRWLVSLPICLLCLCFVFLIMLLCLELQEVVMEIQELPGIARFIPKILLAITVTICDEVYKKIAYWLNDMENYRLQSAYDNNLIIKMVFFEFINSYLSLFYIGFYLKDMERLKEMLATLLIFRQFLQNIKEVLQPYLYEQNKLGVFTPKVLWELLQAITVKYGRLALGKAQASMTAYSFLGLRGLPASDGTGTDTQPKTRGDLKAGFRLSEEEWDMNDSALKQRKVSFTEKVDYQDVAAETQMADDNFPEDSPTLVEDGMDPSSIFDSCDEDSDLEFLEVKENPTVYFSRESNGLRQRRKTVEEAKGDKKSWIDPPEEPQTVTLAQAEIESCMQTYEDTLQDYQEMFIQFGYVVLFSSAFPLAAMCALINNIIEIRSDALKLCTGLQRPFGQRVENIGQWQTAMEAMGLIAIMVNCYLIGQCGQLQRLFPWLSPEMTVVSIVLLERHELQVQQHFQQQLRRRREEEGLQRQAEARQESECHKSDATHQHHQEKAAGGKPKRPSSLLGNNNVMKLKQIIPLQGKFSSGSSRSPAQSPTGGEAKLPGFLKFLKSTELKKEPATAAGSPGSTGSCSTTPSGLERNQSPNRTFSPGKLFSFSKTEGTVVCANGTQPPSQTESCHANRAEPNLTHEELTSNESDKGDGDLESSGLKN